The following proteins are co-located in the Seriola aureovittata isolate HTS-2021-v1 ecotype China chromosome 7, ASM2101889v1, whole genome shotgun sequence genome:
- the virma gene encoding protein virilizer homolog isoform X3, translating into MAGDISTELLFLDTFKHQSAELTNVDVVRFPYGVLITEVRVIPPGIKAHSNLPDNRAFGETSPHAFQLELFFNNVTKTNSPTFHRLGSLEYDENKSIVFRPSGKVNTDGLVLRGWYTSLTVAVYGTAERSHGHDQDSPPPPPPPPPQQPSGPKRIIKQEWEKDDQYNGSPPRPAPRGPRTPPGPPPPDDDDEEQVQVTVGVVKDEPCEGRDDYLEAVSPERSLPADETYSDAEQEEEGDEEEEEQEEEEEEDARTEGSAPEEEEEEEEEEDEGDDGYEQISSDEDDLDNGSFKLPTFDMDYTPEDLASVPPVQYDPFERELRPLLYFTPPYKTRFDTQFEKASVEEPRDAGGTKGPAVGEEAEAVAQLKELLVSTGDERDARWVTALEEAPGLLAKGLAYLIKQGEGEVEDPVGVLVKWALQALSMEIALTQPIALNLRQLKAGAKLASHLAECPQGLIALLREGALGVLLELLHADHVSSTLKLSILRALDALTSAPDGVEAFLHAKDSEKSGYQHLVQLFLREETVRVITAGNAILQKSHMYEVLLDLQRTAAAWSEPPQEEMEDADSPMEEEPSLNSPPVSEAELDRLAGVLEELHHLLETAPHCMVQPPGKAFPTSARITGPQERDDPYPTLYRYMHACHFLESTTVVLSAAAAAGHLSVTQAVRELLRFLSLTQPGLLFLLAQPTSTNLLLRLLASMADAEGEESTLTGGEGALTGPGFGEEGFGVWLMQALHALQGVSELMSHVATGGDGGVGLEEGDNAEVLGMLHALYLMTFTQTGRSAVAHICSLDNNLSCLVTLLQHHSKDGQGEAKARKAVTYNYACMLVLLVVQSSNDLRMMEQFAAPLLSLAKADDTNAKLQELSKWLEPLEKLRFEIGSIPTLIDYIKQNVENVLTAEGTGLVTALRVLCHIASPPPAVEGQQRDLKWSLAGVQLFSGEGLDTCVRVLQKLCSVLLQPWRVHGHMGPTPQRCMILSICISTLRLLRTMLTELLRGGAFQFRDTRVASVLVTLHMIVCSIPATGRLDGEETRVQALIVDVLLTFTQGVNEEVTHTEETLASNTWSLMLKEVLGSLLKAPEGLFSGLTLLSELLPLPLPMQSTQVISVQDVAVALNTRKLWSMHIRAQWKVFSEALRCVCATSCPPLLAMLRRVCVQLADLSSPTATLIMKTLVELLLEELQPVEGKSVCWGQALRLLSLMDALVSQRACKSAALHLLSGSVSGDEQLAELFPLLLSLLVPPTDHSLQQQQCSELVGTILQSLCDQDISLVVSPPGESCVSEAEQLANALPGREMMSSVCNALLEVLGNAESSVPLLLTCIRTLTFLTEHDYGLYHLKVALKKHGAGLCSLLKRLVFSFNKDSADLLSALLDFLRQILNTETMCVDEGQGSGEESSFSPPPRLLSGSEMKALLQWEESETHPLPTLEKQITKLCKEDESLETMLENVIVLRQTLENSTDTPPAADTEPTLPAPETLGAQFNHRTVFILSEALDEQLKALWFSPFQTDDIETDLDMMKVDLVGLAQECCPELDLKAELERSFLSEPSSPGHTKAPKGFRLGKHKHETFITSSGKSDYVEPAKRAHIMAAPRGRGGRGGFGQNVSRPHDIFRQRKQNTSRPPSMHVDDFVAAEFKDITTPLGLLPPKRPPKSSPKPPTRGLFTGNRGRATFHSQTRFFTPPQPKGVLLSGNYTRREGGRGSSWSGQVPAVTHRGTYSEPRGGQSNFTRGPLPSRQPPASAYRLAPRDRAPRGRGGTGLSWLSGGGGGGSAGGGGGGGGGGGGGGGGGRGSQGSKFSGGGGSGGGRGRHVRSFTR; encoded by the exons ATGGCGGGGGACATTTCAACGGAGCTTCTTTTTCTAGATACGTTTAAACATCAGAGTGCAGAG TTAACCAACGTGGATGTGGTGCGGTTTCCTTACGGGGTGCTGATCACAGAGGTGCGGGTCATTCCTCCAGGGATAAAAGCTCACAGCAACTTACCTGACAACAGAGCATTTGG GGAGACGTCCCCTCACGCCTTCCAGCTGGAGCTGTTCTTCAATAATGTCACTAAAACCAACAGCCCCACCTTCCACAGACTGGGCAG TCTGGAGTATGACGAGAACAAGTCCATTGTATTCAGACCCAGTGGAAAG GTGAACACAGACGGTCTGGTGCTGCGTGGCTGGTACACCAGTCTGACTGTTGCAGTGTATGGTACGGCAGAGCGCTCACATGGACATGACCAGGACTCGCCCCCTCCTccgccacccccaccccctcaacAGCCAAGCGGGCCCAAGAGGATCATTAAACAAG agtggGAAAAAGACGACCAATACAATGGCAGCCCACCCAGACCAGCACCTAGAGGACCTCGTACTCCACCTGGACCTCCACCTCCGGACGACGATGATGAGGAGCAGGTCCAAGTGACAG TGGGCGTGGTCAAAGACGAGCCGTGTGAGGGTCGTGACGACTACCTGGAGGCCGTGTCACCTGAGAGATCCCTGCCTGCTGATGAGACGTACTCGGATGCtgaacaagaggaagaaggtgatgaggaagaggaggagcaggaggaggaggaggaggaggatgcccGGACAGAGGGGAGCGctcctgaggaggaggaggaagaagaggaggaagaagatgagg GTGATGACGGCTATGAGCAGATTTCCAGCGATGAAGATGACCTGGATAATGGTAGCTTCAAGTTGCCCACCTTTGACATGGACTACACTCCTGAGGACCTGGCATCTGTCCCGCCCGTCCAGTATGACCCCTTTGAGCGAGAACTCAGACCCCTGCTCTACTTCACCCCTCCCTACAAGACTCGTTTTGATACCCAGTTTGAGAAGGCCAGTGTGGAGGAGCCCAGGGATGCTGGTGGTACAAAAGGACCAGCAGTTGGAGAGGAGGCTGAGGCTGTTGCCCAGCTGAAAGAGTTACTAGTTAGCACAGGTGACGAGAGAGATGCACGCTGGGTCACTGCTCTGGAAGAGGCACCTGGACTACTGGCCAAAGGGTTGGCTTATTTAATTAAACAGGGAGAGGGTGAGGTGGAGGATCCTGTTGGAGTTTTAGTCAAGTGGGCTCTTCAAGCTCTGAGTATGGAGATCGCTCTCACACAGCCCATTGCTCTTAACCTCAGACAATTGAAAGCTGGTGCCAAGCTAGCATCGCACCTGGCAGAGTGCCCACAGGGCCTCATAGCGCTGTTGCGTGAGGGGGCCCTGGGTGTGCTATTGGAGCTGCTCCATGCGGACCACGTCTCTTCCACACTGAAGCTCAGTATCCTGAGAGCTCTGGATGCTCTGACTAGCGCTCCTGATGGGGTGGAGGCTTTCCTACATGCAAAAGATTCGGAGAAGAGCGGTTATCAG CATCTAGTCCAGCTTTTCCTGCGTGAAGAAACGGTGAGGGTCATAACCGCTGGCAACGCCATACTACAGAAAAGTCACATGTACGAGGTCCTGCTCGACCTACAGCgtacagcagcagcatggagTGAACCACCGCAG gaggagatggaggatgCTGACAGTCCCATGGAGGAGGAACCATCGCTAAACTCACCCCCTGTGAGCGAAGCAGAGCTTGATAGGTTGGCAGGGGTTTTGGAAGAGTTGCATCACCTGCTAGAGACGGCCCCTCACTGCATGGTGCAGCCACCTGGGAAAGCCTTCCCAACTTCTGCCAGAATAACAGGACCACAGGAGAGAGATGATCCATATCCAACACTGTATAG GTATATGCATGCATGCCATTTCCTGGAGAGCACGACAGTGGTGTTGTCGGCCGCTGCAGCGGCCGGGCACTTAAGTGTCACCCAGGCAGTCAGAGAGCTCCTGCGCTTCCTGTCGCTCACTCAGCCAGGTCTGCTCTTCCTTCTCGCCCAGCCCACTTCCACCAACCTGCTGCTGCGTCTTCTGGCATCGATGGCAGACGCCGAGGGTGAGGAGAGCACGTTGACCGGAGGAGAGGGAGCTCTCACAGGGCCAGGGTTCGGTGAAGAGGGCTTTGGCGTGTGGCTAATGCAGGCGCTGCATGCTCTGCAGGGTGTGTCAGAGCTCATGAGCCATGTGGCCACAGGAGGAGACGGGGGAGTTGGGCTGGAGGAAGGTGACAACGCAGAGGTACTGGGCATGCTCCATGCACTCTACCTGATGACCTTCACTCAGACTGGCCGCAGTGCTGTGGCCCACATTTGCAGTTTGGACAACAACCTTTCCTGTCTGGTCACCCTGCTCCAGCACCACAGCAAAGATGGACAGGG tgAGGCGAAGGCTCGCAAAGCAGTGACATATAATTATGCCTGTATGCTGGTTTTACTGGTCGTGCAGAGCTCTAACGATCTGCGGATGATGGAACAATTTGCTGCTCCACTACTCTCCTTAGCCAAGGCTGATGACACCAATGCTAAGTTACAGG AGCTCAGTAAATGGCTGGAGCCTCTGGAGAAACTTCGCTTTGAGATTGGCAGCATTCCCACCCTCATAGACTACATTAAACAG aatgtggaaaatgttttgacCGCTGAGGGAACTGGACTGGTCACTGCGCTCAGGGTCCTCTGCCACATTGCCTCCCCCCCTCCTGCTGTAGAAg GTCAGCAGAGGGATCTTAAGTGGAGTCTTGCAGGAGTCCAGCTGTTCTCAGGAGAGGGTCTGGacacgtgtgtgcgtgtcctGCAGAAGCTCTGCAGCGTGTTGCTGCAGCCATGGCGCGTACACGGACACATGGGGCCCACGCCACAGCGCTGCATGATCCTCAGCATATGTATCAGCACACTCAGGTTGTTGCGCACCATGCTGACAGAGCTGCTCCGTGGGGGAGCTTTCCAGTTCAGGGACACTCGTGTGGCCAGTGTGTTGGTGACGCTCCACATGATAGTTTGCTCCATCCCTGCTACTGGGCGTCTGGACGGGGAGGAGACCAGAGTGCAGGCACTTATTGTTGATGTGCTGCTCACCTTCACGCAGGGTGTCAATGAagag gtgACCCATACAGAAGAGACTCTGGCCAGTAACACCTGGTCTCTGATGCTAAAGGAGGTGCTGGGCTCACTGCTCAAAGCTCCTGAAGGTCTGTTCTCTGGCCTGACGCTGCTGTCTGAGCTCCTGCCTCTGCCACTGCCAATGCAGAGCACTCAG GTGATATCAGTCCAAGATGTGGCTGTAGCCTTAAACACGAGGAAGCTGTGGAGCATGCACATACGGGCGCAGTggaaagtgttttctgaggcgttgaggtgtgtgtgtgctaccaGCTGCCCTCCTCTCTTAGCCATgctgaggagagtgtgtgttcagctggcAGACCTGTCTTCACCCACTGCAACACTCATCATGAAAAccctggtggagctgctgctggaggagctgcagcc GGTGGAGGGTAAAAGTGTGTGCTGGGGCCAGGCCCTGCGTCTGCTGTCTTTGATGGATGCCCTGGTGTCACAGAGAGCTTGTAAGAGCGCAGCGTTACACCTGCTCTCCGGGTCAGTATCGGGAGATGAACAACTGGCTGAGCTGTTCCCCTTGCTTCTGTCCCTGTTGGTTCCTCCAACTGACCACTCCTTACAACAGCAGCAATGCAGCGAACTAGTGGGGACAATATTACAGTCACTGTGTGACCAG GACATTTCTCTGGTGGTATCTCCACCTGGTGAAAGCTGTGTGTCAGAGGCTGAGCAGCTGGCTAATGCACTTCCAGGGCGagaaatgatgtcatcagtgtgcAATGCGTTGTTGGAGGTTTTGGGGAATGCAGAGAGCAGTGTGCCGCTCCTGCTCACCTGTATCAGGACATTGACATTCCTCACAGAGCACGACTATGGACTCTACCACCTCAAAGT TGCTCTGAAGAAACATGGTGCAGGTCTGTGCTCACTGTTAAAGAGGctggtgttttcatttaacaaggACTCAGCAGATCTGCTCTCAGCTCTGCTTGACTTCCTCAGACAGATCctcaacacagaaacaatg TGTGTTGATGAGGGTCAGGGGTCTGGCGAGGAgtcttccttttctcctcctccacggTTGCTGTCGGGCTCTGAGATGAAAGCTCTGCTGCAGTGGGAGGAGTCTGAGACACATCCGCTCCCCACTTTAGAGAAACAGATTACG aaactATGTAAAGAAGATGAGTCCCTGGAGACCATGTTGGAAAATGTGATTGTTCTGAGGCAGACACTGGAGAACTCCACAGACACGCCTCCAGCAGCTGATACTGAGCCCACTCTGCCAGCGCCTGAGACACTTGGGGCCCAGTTTAATCACAG GACAGTGTTCATTCTGTCAGAAGCTCTTGATGAGCAGCTGAAGGCTCTGTGGTTCTCTCCCTTCCAAACTGATGACATAGAAACAGACCTTGACATG aTGAAGGTGGATCTGGTGGGTCTGGCTCAGGAGTGTTGTCCAGAACTGGACCTGAAGGCAGAGCTGGAGCGCTCCTTCCTGTCTGAGCCCTCCTCTCCTGGTCACACCAAGGCTCCAAAAGGCTTCAGACTGGGCAAACACAAGCATGAAACGTTCATTACATCAAG CGGTAAATCAGACTACGTTGAGCCTGCAAAAAGAGCCCACATCATGGCTGCTCCGCGGGGCCGTGGGGGTCGAGGAGGATTTGGACAAAATGTCTCCCGTCCCCATGATATCTTCCGCCAGCGCAAACAGAACACTTCCCGTCCCCCCAGCATGCACGTGGATGACTTTGTGGCGGCAGAGTTTAAAGACATTACGACCCCGCTTGGGCTTTTGCCCCCTAAACGACCACCCAAGAGTTCCCCCAAACCCCCCACCAGAGGACTGTTCACTGGCAACAGAGGCAGAGCCACCTTCCATAGCCAGACTCGCTTTTTTACTCCTCCACAACCGAAAGGCGTTCTGCTGTCTG GTAACTACACACgaagagaaggaggcagaggtTCATCATGGAGCGGCCAGGTTCCAGCTGTCACTCATAGAGGGACCTACAGTGAACCTCGCGGTGGCCAGAGCAACTTCACACGAGGACCGCTGCCTTCTAGACAACCGCCAGCAA GTGCGTATCGCCTGGCTCCTCGGGACCGAGCTCCACGGGGCAGAGGAGGCACCGGGCTGTCGTGGCTtagcggaggaggaggtggcggcagtgctggaggaggaggcggaggtggtgggggaggtggaggaggaggaggtggggggagaGGATCTCAGGGGAGCAAGTTCAGTGGCGGGGGAGGGAGTGGAGGTGGGAGGGGCAGACATGTTCGCTCCTTCACCAGGTAA